Part of the Arachis hypogaea cultivar Tifrunner chromosome 6, arahy.Tifrunner.gnm2.J5K5, whole genome shotgun sequence genome, TAACTCTCTTTTAATTTGTGTTTGAAAAAGCAACTTCTAAACACTGCTTAATACTAAAAAAGTACAATGTATTCTTATAACATAAAAAGACtcactttttttctttctatcaATTTTGGGAATTACCCGGTTAATTTAAATTGTCATCCATGTCAAACACCAGAGGATGATAACACTGAAGATATGGAAATTGTTGAGTCATTACAATTTAACTTGGAGAGTATACGAGACGCTACAAATGACTTTTCTGATGGTAATAAGTTTGGACAAGGTGAATTTGGGGCTGTTTACAAGGTCAGTTATAGTAGTAATATTAGATGGGTGAATTATAGGATCGCTATGATATGATTGTGGTGGCAATGAAAGTTTGATAAAGCAccaaaaaaaaagtttcaaaacTTAACATCACATTTTTTATTTGAtcacactttttttttcaaattaaaaaatgtagccaaatagtaaaaaaaatgtgACTTTAACTTTAACTATAATTTTTAAATGTTACTAAAGTGTCATAACTACTATAATAAGAGCCACGAGCCACCACAGAATTTCTTAATGATAAGTTGTTTATGTTTTGTATTCTTAAAATTTGCTATTATATTGTCAAATAATATGATTATCACTTTTGAGTGTGCCTGCATCTTATTTTGAAGAGATGATTTTCTAACTGAGCATACGGAAAATAGTCATCTACAAaatctatatttaaaaaaataaaaaataacaatatatatatatatatatatatattcttgacAAATAATTTCTGGCTATATGTATTGTATGTTTTTACTTGTTAGGGTATTCTCACTAATGGACAAGAAATTGCTGTAAAAAGGTTGGCAAGGAATTCTGATCAAGGAGACCTAGAATTTAAGAATGAAGTGTTGTTACTGGCTAAACTTCAACATCGAAATTTAGTTAGCCTACTTGGTTTTTGTTTGGAAGGAAGAGAAAGGTTACTCGTCTATGAATTTGTACCCAATAAAAGTCTTGATTACTTTATATTTGGTAGGTTTAAAtacctctatttttttttcattttggttTCAAATTAAGTTTAATGAGatcattttaaatttcatgtGCTTTGAATATATACATGTGTAGATCCCAGCAAGAGAGCAAATTTGGATTGGGAAAGCTGCCACAGAATCATTGGAGGTATTGCTCGAGGCCTTGTCTACCTTCATGAGGATTCTCGATTGCATATTATTCATCGTGATCTCAAAGCAGCAAATATTCTTAGATGAAAAAATGAATCCTAAGATATCAGATTTTGGTACTGTGAAACTATTTGCTACAAGTCAAACTCACTCTAATACAAATAGAATTGTTGGAACTTagtaagtatatattaaaatctaCTTAGTTTTCCTTTAGTATTAATATCATTAAGCTTACTAATTGACACTATGTTACCTATCTTGTTATGTAGTGGATATATGGCACCTGAATATCAATTTTATGGACTATTTTCAATCAAGTCGGATGTATATAGTTTTGGTGTATTAGTTCTTGAGATTGTAAGTGGCAAGAAAAGCAGTGGCAATTGTCAGAGTAAGAATCCAGAGACTCTCATGAACTTTGTAAGTCATCACTGTTTTCTCATCATGCCTTCCTTATCTATTTGTACCTTAAGAGTTACCACACAGACCTAATAACAAGGGCTCGGAAGATTAATTGTTAGCACAAATTAATAAAAGGATACTAATCTGAGAAAATTCTTGCAGGCATGGAGAAATTGGAAGGATGGAACAATTTCAAACATTGTAGATACCACATTAAGAAATAGTTCACAGAATGAAATAATGAGATTCATCCACATTGCTTTACTATGTGTTCAAGCAAATGAAGCTGATAGACCAACCATGGCTACAGTTTTACTCATGCTTAATAATCATTCGGTCACACTCGCAGTACCTTTAGAACCTGCATTTTTTCTGAATACAGGATCAAACACATCGACAAAACGACCAGCATAAGAATCAGTCAATGAAGCCTCAATTACTGATCCATATCCTCGCTAGTTTCAAAATACTAcgtttaaaaattgaaatacattttcctttaattttagaaaatgtcATGTCAACTATGCTATATAGTATATAGGTACTATATTTGGGTTAATATACTACTTTATCAGACAAAGCTGAAAAATACATAAGGGAAATCACTCCATTCATGAAATTTATTGGTGACTATCTAAGTTTGCAACTTCATACCTATTTGAAACTACTACACTATTCATTTTGTTATCAGTtgctgaatttaattttgatatcagTGTAAAATAGTTTTGTACTTACATCCAATTATATAACCCGATATCagcaaaaataatacttttcacATTAACCTTGTAAatgatcattaaaaaaaaaaaacaaaaaatgaacaaCTGCGTAAAACGTTTACACTgtcaatgcatcaaaattaaactcatcacTTGCTATAACTTGTAGTAGAAACACGGCTGTTTTGAAAATTAACAGATTGCATAAATTAACATATTGCATGGAAAATGGCTCTAAAAGTTAAAAACACTGAAATTTAGCAAGAGCATATCTGCCATTAAGGGCATAAATACATGCATAGCTCATTGAGGAGTTACCACTAAATTAACTCAGATATGGAAGCTGCTATTGTTTGATCTCAAACGTAAGCCAAAATCAAACAATATATTCCTACCCTAGATGTAAAAGATGCATTTTGATTCTTGCTGATATCATCTTAGTAAGTACATTCAACAATATACGCCAACTCATGCATCTAGTTCTCATAACCCCTTACCAGTTACCACACACCATCGAGTTCAGGAAAGCTCAACTATCCTTGCTCGTTTTTTGGAATTATGATTTCCCTTTCGTTTTTCATCATCAAGAGATGAAGGCTTTCTACCATCATTTCCAGCATCACCACTTCTGATTCCATCATCCTCGTTATCATCTTCAGCACTGCTTTCATCTGAATCTGTGTCTGTGTCTTTGCCATTAGCGGCCAATGAAATCGCAGGCTGACAACTGGAAATTGCTGATTCAGCAGCAGCCACAGCCTCAGGCGTATTAAGATCCGCAACACCAAGCATCAAAtccttaaaaagaaaaagattgagCAAAAAAACTAATGCAATAATCAACTATTTGCAGGTCAGTAGCACGAATCATAGAAATATGACACGGATTAAACAATGAATTACCATTTCAATAACTTTGGATTCATTTCCAGTGAGCTCTTCAATATTGTAACTCTCAGGATGATCctacaaattttcaaaacaaagcaACAAGAAAATAGATATTCAGTGATTACAACTATAATATTCACTTGTACTAAGTATTAACTAGGTAGTTTCATTTGAACACCAAAGTCCGTAGTGAAATATTGTGAAAAAGAAAATCATTATCATGTATATCAACAATAAAAGCATTCAGTTATCTTCTACTGATAACATCAACAACTACTTAATTAAGAACAAGGGACTAACCCCATACTAAAAATGTAGAACAGTAAAACAACAAAACATGTGAACAAGCAGAGAAAATCTAATCAAGAAAATTCCACAGACCAATGAAACAGATTTTGCCATCAAATATTTAGGTTCTTATTTCATTGCCATCACTACAAATATAAGATTACAAATTTTGATTTCCCAGCCTAAACTAGTTCGCTTCTAAGTTATAACAATAGCTTGGAATATGCAGACAATCCTTTTGGCATTGCACTTGAAAGCGCCAACTAAGAacacaaatcaaaataaattaagaataagACCACATCAAAGTCAGACACTGATACGAAACGAAggataaacaaaaagataaacactgaaattgaataaaaagataaattgaaattaaaatagaaaacaacagaataggttgaaattgaatacaaagggAATTACGctactttttatccaattttttgaTGCAACAACAAAAGGATTCTCTCAACTTAACTTGTCAACACTATAATTTGGGAATTGAATCGAAGGAAATCACTCAATCTTCTATCCAATTTTCCGATGCAACAAGAGAGTGACTCAGTCGACCTCACTTGTCCATGTCATGGTTTCAAAACCAAAAAAGTGGTTTTTCACACCTCTAATTTCTCAATGACGACTACAATAGTTTAGGAAATATTTATAACCTCATATTaggttaaaataaagaaaaccctATGCCCACTGACATAAAACACAATctactaactaaataaataaaattaaagtacatgaaattatattaaacactctaatatttaaaaaatataaactaataactacTAAATAATACTTAAATTATTCATGACACAAACTTTTGAAGCACGTATCAGACACACTTATGGGCAACAACTCTGGCACTAGCAGAGAATAACTATATCCCTATTGAGATCCAAGTCCAACTGCAATGCTCATTAACTTATTCAAAATTATAAAGTATCATGATTCATCTCACTAGCAGGCAATGTAATTGGGGGTTATGAATGCCATATGCAGCAGCATGATTGTAAAACTTATAAAAGCATATCATATCATATTGAGTCTAATTAAGCAATttgaatgaataataaaataggcTGAGACACTAGAAGCAAACAAGAGTAATGTGTTGAAATATGAAGAGAGATATCATTGTTAGATAGTGGTTAGTAATTTGGACAGTGCATTTATGGAGAGTAGTTGAGAAGGTACTCTAGATTTATCACTCTCCTCTCTATATATGTTGGCCTTTTCCCTTGTAACGATACATAACAATTCACACAATCAGTAATAATCTCTCTCCCTTGTCTAATTACTCTAATATTTCCAGCTGAGTAACCATGAATCTTAATATAACATCAAAgacatggtatcctccttgaaaaATGTTGCGGCGCTGCTGCCGTCCACCATTGTCAAATCTGACCAAAGACCACACCCTTGGCATCCAGCAATGCCCAACCTCTCCAACCTTGTCAACAGTGTTGCACTTCGACAAGCCACGTGTTGCCACATTCAACATATCTCTGACAAACAAGTCACCGACTTCACTTCCACTAGTGCCTGAGGGCACATCAACCACTGTATTCTGCTGCCAACTCCTGCAGCTACTGACACCTCAATGCTCACCTCTTTGTGCTATCTTTGCATATGTGTTTATCTCCTTGATCAAGCCGCTAGTCCACTGCAGTATCAAACTTGATTTATCCCAAATGGGTGCCATGACTATTTGAGTATTGATCTCCTGCTTCTAATAGTGCAAGTCTGACCCTTTTGTTGTCTGTGTAACCTCCTCCAGCATCTCCCTATTCTTACTTTTGGTATCTAATCCTCTTGGCACAATGGTTGCGTTTGTTTATAGGCACGGAACATTGAAGATACAAAGATACAAATTATGTTTGATAGATAAAACATAGACAGAGACAATGCGTGTAGGGacactaaattagtgtattttgcgTCCTTTCTGTCAAGGACACAGAAACACTAACaagagacaatttatttttcattttctctttcaaTATTtctaccaaattttcaaaattatgtttttcgtcatatttttcttcctaaatttttgtatggaaaaaataagagtaaattagacttttatattttgttctagtttatcaccaaacaaaatacaagaacattaATCTTTGTGTCTCTGTCCATTGTGTCTTGTTCTCAATGTTCTGTCTTATCTTGTTCTGTTCTCAGAACCAAACACAGCCAAAGTGATGAATATTGGGTTGTGTTTTCCTTCCAACCTCCCATTGTGAACCATACCAACGGTAATATTTGTCATTCACAGTCTTTGCCAGTTATATGCTATTTATGGCCTCTTTGAAAGACAATGACTGCTCAACCAAGTCGCTTTCCTAGGTTCCTTACCTCCTTACTGGCCCAAGCAGTTCTGGATAGTCCCAGCAAGTCATCAACAGTCCCAGCTACCCCTTGCACAACTCCAGAAGTCGCAACAGGCCCCTGCACATCTTCAACAGTTCTTGCTGGCCCTGACATGTTTCCAGCAGATACAGATGGCCTTTCTTTAGTCTTCATATTATATTTCCACAAGTATTATTGTAAAAAGCTTAGAGCTTAGTAACTTTAGCTTGAGGGTGAGTCTTAGAGAAGTAGTTTATTCTTAAATATCTCATAATATCAAATAATATCTTCTATAGGTTATTTATGTTCTAAGCTTGATAAATATTATCTATATGCTCAAGCTTGTGGGGAAGtgatgaaaggaaaaggagaggATGAGAGTAAAAACGGAGAGAATGCGAGGATAAGAGTTTGTTAGTTCACAACTGTCAAATAAACATGATGATAGAGCAAAGTAATAAATTTCAGAGCAATTGACACAATTAGTAATAATCTTTCTCTCATTTGTCCGGTTACTCTAATATTTCCAGCTGAATAACCAGGAATAAcataatcaaattcaaaatctagAAAAGATAAAGCATTCACAATTTCAGAACAATATCATCTGATTCCATACTGCACAATGtttcaaaagaaaatttcttCAGGTAGAATATGGACTAATCTCAACTACTAATGAAAAGGCCGCATAGATCTACCAATTATTCACTTTTACTCAATTATATGATTTACTAACAATGAGAGATAACTATTATCAAAttattaaacaattaaaactacCAATAATCAAATATTTCATTGAGATCTTTAATTATTTCTACCTTCAATAATAATAGTACTACTATTCAAAACCCAACATGAAtaattaaatacttaaataaataaatacgacAAGAATAATAACAGCCAAGTGTTATTAAACAAAAATGAACTTAATTATTAGCATAGGTTCTACTTCcgccataaataaataaataaaatttaaaaatataagaactTGAGATGAATTTGAAACAGTACGTTGGCTTTTGAGAATAGGAGAAGTAAGAGGAGTGCCATTAGGGGGAAGTATCTTAGCTTGAATGCATTGTTCTCTTTTGCCCTTACAAACAAGAAGTGTGGATTCTgcataaaagtgaaaaaaataaaaaaaaatcaaacttcaACAATAAGATATCTAAAgcaaaatacatataaaataaataaaaaagaaaagggagaaaaaaataGACCTAAGGATGAGAGGGGTGTGGCCTTGTGCTCCAAGTGAAGAAGCTCCTTGCTCCTTTCTGCCATGGACAGTGGCGGAGCTTGAAATACAATTTTGGGGGGCCAAATAAaagataattgtcaagatgtTTTTGATATGGATCTCATTTAAAATAAATTCGTCTAACCTCATCTCTCtgatttgggtgatattgccGAATTTGAagtcgttttctagggtttcattccaaagaattaaggtcaaactcatcagatgcaaCTCTTTGAACTTTCGAAGGTTGTATTTCacttttttcgtgattcattaaagtcgAAGAATtatctacaggtgttgatattataaaagttatatgttctccttcttgaatattagcattcctcttaaaaaatgcattaaatctttgattttttaagattattttatataaaaatttgaatatatatcctataaaatatataaaaaagaagttagaaggacaaattttaaaatttataatatttattgaatttttttatcaatttatacaaatataataatatcaatacttattgaatattttaatattttttatcatataaaaaattaaattaaataaacagtaaaatataaaaataatattaaattacataaataaaaaatacctcaTTTTTTCTATTTGAACTCAAAGGTAGAGGGAGTTTTGCTTATTGAATAGAAAGCTACGAAATGCGAAACACTCAGTTCAGTCCAAATTCAATATGTTTtgaatgtttaaaaataaaaactattatgTAATAAAAACAAGAGATGAAGATTGAACTTTGAtattttaagtcatagtaaagtatttgAGTCAactgaattattttttaatttttgaagaagtattactaatttttttaacaaaaatttgggAACATAGTCTCCCCTTGTCTCAACTAAGCTCTGCCCCTGGCCATGGAGACTCTGGCAAGTTATGACTTGTGAGGAAAACAAAGGTTCATGATGAGACAAACACAGAGAATAAGGAAAAGAGTAAAACCAACATGGTCCCCGCCCCATCCCCCATTTTGCATAACTTCCCACTTCCCAGTCCCCACACCGTACCCTTGACGATTCAGGGCGGCTTTCGATGTATTGGGGGGTGGGTGGGTCTCTTTAGGCCGGTTTTTCTTCTTGTGTTGTGTTGTtgggtttgaaaaaaaaaacaacctaAAGAAATGAAACCTTCCTAGTTCCTATACAATTTTACGCGGATTTGATAACCATTGGTTACACAATTTGACTAAATTTTGATCACCGAATGCACCTAATTTCATCAAGAAGGGGGCAGATGGGGATAGGGTCGCAGGCGGTGTCCAACATCGAGAAATGGGCTTGGCTTCAATTTGGTAGAGATTAATGTCAGTAAGCCCATTTATTCAATCTCTTTAGCTATCTGGATTATAcccaaaaaacttaaaaataaaaataaagataaaaagcaTATCTGGCAAAATCATAATTTCACTCAAttattttggaataaaatatttaatccCTTATATACAATCCTTCGCCCGCAATTGTGTTACAAGCACTATAGATCGGTGACAAATAATGAAGAGAAGTAGAATTCAATTCAATAGATTAATATggtgtttcattattttttgggcaaaaaatagaaataagtcaaggaaaaaaataatttacgtgAATCGGCCAAAACAAAAACTGTttcatgaatccaccaatgcacgtttatatgtagttcgaaccagctTAGTTCGAATTCTATTTTTACATAATTCGAactagcttggttcgaattacacacaaacatgcacacactaattcgaaccagcttggttcgaattacacacagtaattcatggtataattcgaattatgctgttaaaaaattaataatttaaaaattaaaaaaatattttttattttatacgttaaaaaaaactaacaaaatatttaattatgagacttctttaaaatattaatgagctatcaattcgaatttcatacaatacttttctgtccatttttaatagctcatgaacattttttaataatttttttaataattttttttaaattatactacaaaaagtATTGTATGCCAtgcaaaacaattaaaaaaaatggctcaaaaaatgttaagaatactataaaaatttgtaatgttataataacttaggtaaatatatgcatgtactcaaattttaaataaaatattctacgtagttaataataatttagaaataaaagaaaatattttattccatataaaataattaaaaaatatattttattctatacaaaataattttaaaaaatggcttaaaagatgttatgagtactataaaagtttataatattccagtgatttaggtaaatacatgataaaaatatttttctttaatttctaaattattagtgactatgtaaagtatttctttaatatcctaagtcattaggacattacaaatttttatagtacttctaacattttttaagccttttttaaattattttgcatagaataaaatattttttgtggtataatttaaataaatttattaaaaaaatattcatgagctatcaagaatgggcagaagagtattgtatagaatt contains:
- the LOC112696851 gene encoding uncharacterized protein, coding for MALLLLLLFSKANDHPESYNIEELTGNESKVIEMDLMLGVADLNTPEAVAAAESAISSCQPAISLAANGKDTDTDSDESSAEDDNEDDGIRSGDAGNDGRKPSSLDDEKRKGNHNSKKRARIVELS